A single region of the Bdellovibrionales bacterium CG10_big_fil_rev_8_21_14_0_10_45_34 genome encodes:
- a CDS encoding protoheme IX farnesyltransferase, producing the protein MGDFLSHLPSATNNPFTFASRLRVLGSHWLALAKFKIVILVVICALIGWLTGLGADRPFDLLSLSIFLTGLSLLSSGSLALNQVQELQVDSKMKRTQNRPIASGQISLLTGFLLSVFPMMIGTAFLLTVSVKVAVLGLITVLLYNGLYTLNWKPKMAFAAVPGAVPGALPVVMGYAGSSNTVINAESVYLFMILFLWQMPHFWALAIKYKNDYADGGIPVLPVVVGDKRALIHIGAYLFVYVVFALCAPLFTFTYWVFYLASIPMTSWLILTYFKYYRVLNSPLLHPKSSSSEDFSAEATDKILTYKRRWLGFFLAVSLSLLVFLLQPLLDRWLFLFLKT; encoded by the coding sequence ATAGGAGATTTTTTGAGTCACTTACCGAGCGCCACGAACAACCCTTTTACATTCGCTTCCAGATTGCGTGTGTTGGGTTCTCATTGGTTGGCTCTAGCAAAATTCAAAATCGTCATTCTCGTCGTTATATGCGCTCTGATTGGATGGTTAACCGGATTGGGGGCAGACAGACCGTTTGATTTATTGAGTTTGTCAATTTTCCTGACCGGACTCTCTCTTCTCAGTAGTGGGAGCCTTGCTTTGAATCAGGTTCAAGAGCTCCAGGTAGATTCCAAAATGAAGAGAACCCAGAATCGGCCCATCGCCTCTGGTCAAATCTCATTGCTGACAGGGTTTCTATTGTCGGTATTTCCGATGATGATCGGAACGGCCTTTTTGCTGACTGTTTCTGTGAAGGTTGCTGTTCTTGGTTTGATCACGGTATTGCTTTACAACGGCCTCTACACATTGAACTGGAAGCCGAAAATGGCATTCGCAGCGGTGCCTGGTGCAGTGCCTGGCGCGCTTCCTGTTGTTATGGGTTATGCCGGATCTAGCAACACGGTTATTAACGCAGAATCAGTGTATTTATTCATGATTTTGTTCTTGTGGCAGATGCCACATTTTTGGGCCCTCGCTATCAAATACAAAAACGACTATGCAGATGGAGGCATTCCAGTACTTCCGGTTGTTGTGGGCGACAAAAGAGCTTTGATTCATATCGGAGCCTACTTGTTTGTGTATGTTGTTTTTGCACTTTGTGCTCCGCTGTTTACCTTTACTTATTGGGTTTTTTACTTGGCGTCGATCCCTATGACTTCGTGGCTAATTCTTACTTACTTCAAGTACTATCGAGTTTTGAATAGCCCGTTGCTTCACCCAAAATCTTCCTCATCTGAGGACTTTTCCGCTGAGGCAACAGACAAGATTCTTACTTACAAGCGTCGATGGCTCGGGTTTTTTCTTGCCGTGAGCTTGAGTCTGCTCGTTTTTTTACTCCAGCCCTTGCTTGACCGGTGGCTGTTTCTCTTTCTTAAGACATAA
- a CDS encoding peroxiredoxin — translation MSSIAVGKKVPDFEMPSTEGEPFKLSKHKGEVLVLYFYPKDATPGCTLEGHEFTKLKSQFSKLNARVYGVSRDTLKSHEKFKEKQCYSIDLLSDEDETVCNLFGVLKEKNMYGKKVIGIERSTFLIGEDGKLLKEWRKVKAEGHAKEVLDEAKRIIG, via the coding sequence ATGTCTTCTATTGCAGTTGGTAAAAAAGTTCCTGATTTCGAAATGCCCTCTACCGAAGGTGAGCCGTTTAAGCTTTCAAAGCATAAGGGCGAAGTGCTTGTTCTTTATTTCTATCCCAAAGATGCAACCCCAGGTTGCACGCTTGAGGGCCATGAGTTCACAAAACTAAAAAGCCAATTCAGTAAACTCAACGCAAGGGTGTATGGAGTTTCGAGAGACACTCTTAAGTCGCACGAAAAATTCAAAGAAAAGCAATGCTACTCAATTGATTTACTCAGTGATGAAGATGAAACGGTTTGCAATCTTTTTGGTGTCTTAAAAGAGAAGAACATGTACGGCAAAAAAGTCATAGGCATTGAGAGATCGACTTTTTTGATTGGCGAGGATGGCAAGTTACTAAAGGAGTGGCGAAAAGTAAAAGCAGAGGGTCATGCCAAAGAAGTACTTGATGAAGCTAAGCGGATAATTGGCTGA
- a CDS encoding oxidase gives MASGNSDHPSEIHVTQPKVFFNVYFVLLVLTVMTVGAIKVDFGSFNLALAMLIATVKAALVIWYFMHQKYETSLNRLAFFSSFFFLFLFFILTAIDVFTRKSFIQL, from the coding sequence ATGGCAAGCGGCAATTCAGATCATCCTTCAGAGATACATGTTACTCAGCCAAAAGTATTTTTTAATGTCTACTTCGTTTTGCTTGTATTAACAGTGATGACGGTTGGGGCAATCAAGGTTGATTTTGGATCTTTTAACCTGGCACTTGCCATGCTCATAGCAACTGTGAAGGCGGCACTGGTTATCTGGTATTTCATGCATCAAAAGTACGAGACCTCTTTAAATAGACTCGCCTTCTTCTCAAGTTTCTTTTTTCTGTTTTTGTTTTTTATCCTCACTGCAATCGATGTATTCACTCGAAAGTCTTTTATCCAGCTTTAG
- a CDS encoding cytochrome C oxidase subunit III yields MSTSVPADTAHDHAHHFESREHQYSAAKLGIWLFMLTEIVMFGGLFVGYAFLRSLYPEIFFDGHKYLDVTMGATNTIVLLTSSLTMALSISYIQTGQNKKAALNLWLTFACAFVFLIIKYFEYSHKIHDGLLPGHFFTHAGDHPEKIGMFFGIYFMMTGLHGVHVTAGIVLISWLLIKLYKGHFNPKYFTPVEGVGIFWHIVDLVWIFLFPMFYLIH; encoded by the coding sequence ATGAGTACTTCAGTTCCAGCAGACACAGCCCATGACCACGCTCATCACTTTGAAAGTCGCGAGCATCAGTATTCGGCGGCCAAACTAGGAATTTGGCTATTTATGCTGACAGAGATCGTGATGTTTGGCGGTCTCTTTGTTGGATATGCGTTTTTAAGAAGTCTTTATCCTGAAATATTTTTTGATGGTCATAAGTATCTTGATGTAACAATGGGCGCTACAAACACGATCGTGCTTTTGACAAGTTCACTGACCATGGCACTTTCGATCTCTTACATTCAAACGGGGCAAAACAAAAAGGCGGCCCTTAACTTGTGGCTAACATTTGCTTGCGCCTTTGTGTTTTTGATCATCAAGTACTTTGAATACTCCCACAAAATTCATGACGGACTATTGCCAGGACACTTCTTTACCCATGCAGGGGATCATCCAGAGAAAATTGGGATGTTTTTTGGGATCTATTTTATGATGACGGGCCTTCACGGAGTTCACGTGACTGCCGGTATTGTCTTGATCAGTTGGCTTTTAATAAAGCTCTACAAGGGGCATTTTAATCCAAAATATTTTACTCCTGTAGAGGGAGTTGGAATTTTCTGGCACATTGTCGACTTGGTTTGGATCTTTTTGTTCCCGATGTTCTATCTTATCCACTAG
- the ctaD gene encoding cytochrome c oxidase subunit I, protein MANAATGSATTEHDYLHHGTGLKSWLTTLDHKKIGVMYFISVMLFFFVGGIFALLMRLELMAPGQQYFSPDVYNRFLTFHGSIMVFMVVVPGIPAYLGNFFLPMHLGAKDVAFPRLNLASWYIFMAGAIFTISSVFFGGVDTGWTFYTPYSIKSSGAVVLVVAGVFTMGFSSILTGINFITTVHKLRAPGMTMKRMPLFVWALYSTAILQVVATPILAITLLLLIIERVLGVGIFNPELGGDPVLFQHFFWFYSHPAVYIMVLPAMGVVSEIVAAFSRKTIFGYTAIAYSSLAIAAVSFLVWGHHMFVSGQSEIAGLVFSLLTMLVGVPTAIKLFNWVATLYRGSISVDSPMLYGLGFMFIFSIGGLTGIFLATLATNVHLHDTYFVVAHFHYVMVGGTLMALMGGTYYWFPKMFGKVYNETMARISWFFIFVGFNVTFFPQFILGNLGMPRRYHDYIPEYARLNEISTYGSWMIGLGFLVAFISIIQALRSKTKAPANPWGATTLEWTTPSPPPHENFPVIPTVTTGPYDYR, encoded by the coding sequence ATGGCCAATGCCGCCACAGGAAGCGCAACAACTGAACACGATTATTTACACCACGGTACAGGACTCAAATCTTGGTTAACTACACTTGATCACAAGAAGATCGGTGTCATGTATTTCATATCAGTCATGCTGTTCTTTTTTGTAGGAGGCATTTTTGCTCTATTGATGCGCCTAGAGTTGATGGCACCAGGTCAGCAGTATTTCTCACCAGACGTTTACAATCGATTTCTGACGTTTCATGGATCCATCATGGTGTTCATGGTTGTTGTTCCAGGCATACCGGCCTATTTGGGCAACTTCTTTTTACCGATGCACTTGGGGGCAAAGGATGTCGCGTTCCCGCGGCTGAATCTCGCTAGTTGGTACATATTCATGGCGGGTGCCATCTTTACCATCTCCTCTGTATTTTTTGGCGGAGTAGACACTGGGTGGACGTTTTACACTCCGTATAGCATCAAATCTTCTGGTGCTGTCGTGTTGGTTGTCGCCGGTGTGTTTACGATGGGCTTTTCCTCAATACTTACTGGCATCAATTTTATAACAACAGTGCACAAGCTGCGAGCCCCCGGTATGACCATGAAGCGAATGCCGTTGTTCGTTTGGGCGCTCTATTCAACAGCTATTCTTCAAGTGGTAGCCACGCCCATCTTGGCAATCACTTTGCTGCTTTTGATTATTGAAAGGGTCCTTGGCGTAGGAATTTTCAACCCGGAACTTGGCGGTGACCCCGTACTGTTTCAGCACTTTTTTTGGTTTTACTCTCACCCAGCTGTTTACATCATGGTGTTACCTGCGATGGGCGTGGTGAGTGAGATTGTTGCGGCCTTTTCTCGAAAGACAATCTTTGGTTACACGGCCATTGCCTACTCAAGCCTCGCAATTGCAGCGGTGAGTTTTTTGGTTTGGGGTCACCATATGTTTGTGAGTGGGCAGTCTGAGATTGCCGGCCTCGTGTTTTCGTTGCTGACAATGTTGGTGGGAGTTCCCACCGCGATCAAGCTTTTCAACTGGGTGGCCACGCTCTACCGAGGCTCGATCAGCGTTGATTCACCTATGCTTTACGGGCTGGGCTTTATGTTTATCTTCTCCATTGGCGGACTTACGGGGATATTTTTGGCGACGTTGGCTACTAATGTGCACCTTCATGATACTTACTTTGTGGTAGCACACTTTCACTATGTTATGGTGGGCGGCACTCTCATGGCACTAATGGGGGGAACTTACTATTGGTTCCCGAAAATGTTTGGCAAGGTCTACAACGAGACGATGGCTCGCATATCTTGGTTTTTCATTTTCGTGGGTTTCAATGTTACGTTCTTTCCGCAGTTTATATTGGGCAACTTGGGTATGCCCAGGCGGTACCATGATTATATACCGGAATACGCACGCCTGAATGAAATCTCCACATATGGTTCATGGATGATTGGGCTCGGATTTCTTGTTGCTTTCATTTCGATAATTCAGGCGCTCCGGTCAAAAACCAAGGCGCCAGCCAACCCTTGGGGAGCAACAACTTTAGAGTGGACAACTCCATCACCGCCTCCACATGAAAACTTTCCAGTAATACCAACAGTAACAACAGGTCCTTACGACTACAGGTGA
- the coxB gene encoding cytochrome c oxidase subunit II, translating into MFIKAWLSLLVDSANANSYLPVQASTFAGDVDAVYNFMLWVSIFFFVVLMGGMTIFVVKYKRKTHTDKTPHITHNYFLEFLWSFIPLVLLLGVFYWGWVVYHKMRTFPDNAIEVQVVGKQWLWEMHYKNGKKVTNDMVVPVDTPVVLNITASDVLHSFFVPSFRIKQDAVPGRMSKLWFEANAVGNYRIFCTEFCGTAHSQMIGSVKVIPQDEYQKWLETDDSAGMSLAQKGETLYKNKGCNACHTTDGEARVGPSFKGLFDSPRSFVGGGNIDKADANYIVESILNPQAKVVQGYQGVIMPPFQGQITEEEIGFIIEYIKSL; encoded by the coding sequence ATGTTTATCAAGGCTTGGTTATCGCTCTTAGTAGATTCAGCAAATGCCAACTCGTATTTGCCAGTTCAGGCATCAACGTTTGCCGGCGATGTCGATGCTGTTTACAACTTCATGCTATGGGTGAGTATCTTTTTCTTTGTGGTGCTTATGGGGGGGATGACCATCTTTGTGGTCAAATACAAAAGAAAAACTCATACCGACAAAACACCTCATATTACACATAATTACTTTCTCGAATTTCTTTGGAGCTTTATTCCGTTAGTTCTTCTTTTGGGAGTGTTTTATTGGGGCTGGGTCGTTTACCACAAAATGAGAACCTTTCCTGATAATGCCATTGAGGTTCAGGTAGTAGGTAAACAATGGCTTTGGGAAATGCATTACAAAAACGGCAAAAAAGTCACTAACGACATGGTTGTTCCCGTGGACACGCCGGTTGTTCTCAACATTACCGCATCCGACGTCTTGCACAGTTTCTTTGTGCCGAGCTTTCGAATCAAACAAGACGCTGTTCCGGGTAGAATGTCTAAGCTTTGGTTTGAGGCGAACGCAGTTGGCAACTATAGGATCTTCTGCACGGAGTTTTGCGGTACCGCCCATTCACAAATGATCGGTTCTGTTAAAGTTATTCCCCAAGACGAGTATCAGAAATGGTTAGAAACGGATGATTCCGCCGGAATGAGTCTAGCGCAAAAAGGCGAGACTCTCTACAAAAACAAAGGTTGCAACGCCTGCCATACAACTGACGGAGAAGCTCGTGTGGGGCCATCTTTTAAGGGTTTGTTTGACAGCCCTAGATCCTTTGTTGGCGGAGGAAATATCGATAAAGCAGACGCAAATTATATCGTTGAATCTATTTTGAATCCTCAGGCAAAAGTCGTTCAAGGATATCAAGGCGTGATCATGCCTCCGTTCCAAGGGCAGATTACAGAAGAAGAAATTGGTTTCATCATCGAATACATAAAGAGTTTATAA
- a CDS encoding SCO family protein, protein MLQLMAFMFMLPATTSFAQGLPWSGQKAASEKPAAIEDIGIEERLGETIDRNLQFTDDRGRQVTLGQYFDGTKPTLLSLVYYSCPNLCNFHLNGLLEGLKELKWNVGEQFNLVTVSIDPNETPELAAKKKENYLKAYGRADSAEGWNFLVGKEDHVKALASQVGFKYKWDPIGQQWAHGAAAFVVTPSGVISRTLFGIAFPETLLRLSLVEASEGKVGSVADKILLFCFHYDPAQRGYAFYAFNIMRAAGAVTVLVLGFFLVGFWRKQKVAQA, encoded by the coding sequence ATGCTCCAACTTATGGCTTTTATGTTCATGCTTCCGGCGACCACGAGTTTTGCTCAGGGTTTGCCATGGTCAGGACAAAAAGCTGCGAGCGAAAAGCCGGCTGCGATCGAAGATATCGGAATCGAAGAGCGTCTTGGAGAAACAATTGATCGCAATCTCCAGTTTACCGACGACCGCGGCCGCCAGGTGACATTAGGACAGTACTTTGATGGCACCAAACCGACGCTTTTGTCTCTCGTATATTATTCTTGTCCTAACTTGTGTAACTTTCATCTCAATGGCCTACTTGAGGGCCTTAAAGAACTGAAATGGAACGTTGGCGAGCAGTTTAATTTAGTGACTGTGAGCATTGATCCGAATGAAACACCCGAGCTTGCAGCAAAGAAAAAAGAGAACTACTTGAAGGCCTACGGACGAGCCGACTCAGCGGAGGGCTGGAACTTTCTCGTTGGCAAAGAGGATCACGTTAAAGCTCTAGCCTCTCAGGTCGGATTCAAGTACAAGTGGGACCCTATCGGGCAGCAATGGGCTCACGGGGCCGCGGCATTTGTTGTCACTCCAAGTGGTGTGATTTCAAGAACGCTTTTTGGGATCGCTTTTCCTGAGACTTTGTTAAGGCTTTCGCTCGTAGAGGCCTCCGAAGGGAAGGTGGGATCAGTTGCTGACAAAATACTCTTGTTTTGTTTTCATTATGATCCTGCGCAAAGAGGGTATGCCTTTTATGCTTTCAATATTATGAGAGCGGCCGGGGCTGTTACTGTATTGGTCTTGGGATTTTTTTTAGTGGGATTTTGGCGCAAACAGAAGGTTGCGCAGGCGTAG